The region TCGCCGTGGTGGTCGTGGGTGAGCAGCACGACGTCGACCGCGCCGAGCCCGGCGACCGGGATCGCCGGGCCGGTGAGCTTGCGCGACGACGTTCCCCACCCGAACCCGTACCGGCGGCCCGGTGGGTCGAACGTCGGGTCGGTCAGCAGCCGCCACCCGCCGAACTCGACCACGGTCGTCGGACCGCCGACACGGGTGATCGTGGCGAGGGTCACCGGGCGTGCCGCAGTGCCCAGTCCAGGACGTGGTCGGCGATGGCCTCCCAGCCCTCCTGTGCGGGCAGCAGGTGGGCGAAGCCGGGGCGGTCCTCGACCTCGGTCACCGTGTTCGACTTGTAGTGCTTGGCGTTGGAGTGCTGCACGGCGGGCGGCATGATGTGGTCCTCGCCGCCGGCGACGAACAGCAGCGGGGCGCGGGCGTCGTTGTGGTAGTCGACCCACGTGTCCTGGTGGCCGGGCTGGAAGTTGGCCAGCACGCCGCCCCACACGATGCCGCCGTTGACCGGGATCGCGTACCGCTCGTAGAGGGCGCGGGACTCCTGCTCGGTGAACGTGTTGGTGAACGCGTAGTTCCACTGCTCGAAGGTGATCGGGACCGCCCGGTGCCGGTTGGCCGGGTTCTTGAACACCGGGAACGTCGACTTGAGCTGGCTGAGCGGGACCACGCGGACGCCCTCGGTGGGCGCGGAGTTCAGCGCGACGCCGACCGCGCCGCGGCCCCGGTCGAGCAGGATCTGGGTGAACGCGCCGCCGGCCGAGTGCCCGATGAGGATCGGCGGGGTGTCGAGCGCGTCGATCACCGCCGCGAAGTGGTCGATGATCTTCGGGACGGTCAGCTCCGCGATCGGCGTCGGGTCCGCGTTGAGGGCCTCGACCTCGACCTCCAGGCCGGGGTACGCCGGTGCGACGACCGTGAACCCCTTGCTCTCGTAGTGCGCGATCCAGTGCTCCCAGCTTCGCGGGGTCACCCAGAACCCGTGGATGAGGACGATGGTGTCGGGTGCGGTCATCACAGGCTCCTGAGGAAGGCGAGCAGGTCGTCGGCGAGCTGCTGCTTGTGGGTGTCGGTGATGCCGTGCGGCGCGCCCGGGTACACGGTGAGCGTGGCGTGCTCTATCCGGGCAGCGGACGCCTGGCCGCCGACGTGGAACGGGACGACTTGGTCGTCGTCGCCGTGGATCACCAGCGTGGGCACGTCGAAGGCGTCCAGGTCCGCGCGGAAGTCCGTGGCGGAGAACGCGGCAACGCACTCGTACGCGTTGTGGTGCCCCGCTTCCAGCCCCTGCCGCCAGAACGCCTCGCGGACGCCCTGCGACACGTCGGCACCCGGCCGGTTGTTGCCGAAGAACGGGCCGTCGGCGAGGTCGCGGTACAGCTGCGAGCGGTCGGCGAGCGAACCCGCGCGGATGCCGTCGAACACGTCGCCCGGCACGCCGCCGGGGTTGTCGTCGGTCTGGAGCATGAACGGCGGCACGGCGGACACGAGGACGGCCTGCGCGACCCGCGCGGTGCCGTGTCGGCCGATGTAGCGGGCCACCTCGCCCCCGCCGGTCGAGAATCCGACCAGCGTCACGTCGCGCAGGTCAAGGGTGTCGATCAGCGCGGCGAGGTCGTCGGCGTAGGTGTCCATCCCGTTGCCGTGCCAGGTCTGGGTGGACCGGCCGTGGCCGCGCCGGTCGTGGGCGATCGCGCGGAAGCCGCCGCGGGCCAGGAACAGCTGCTGGGCCTCCCAGCTGTCGGAGTTCAGCGGCCAGCCGTGGCTGAGCACCACCGGTCGGCCCTCGCCCCAGTCCTTGTAGAAGATCCGCGCGCCGTCAGCGGCTGTCACGTAGGGCATCGGTAGCGCTCCCCTCGTCCTCCGGTCGCAACGTGCCGATCGTCGCGGGCGGGTGCGGGCGTTCGAATCCCGTGGAACGCGTAGTCGTGACGAGGGTCAGCCGGACAACTCCCGGGCGAGCCGCCGCCGGGAGGTCACGCCGAGCTTCCGGAAGACCTTGCGCAGGTGGTAGTCGACGGTGCTGGCGCTGATGAACAGCTGGGTGGCGATCTCGGTGTTCGTCGCGCCTCCGGCCGCCAGCGTGGCGATCGCGAGTTCCCTCGGGGTCAGGCCGGGCGCGGTCCCGGTCGTGCGGCGGCGCGCGGTTCCACCGGTCGCGGCGAGTTCCTGCGCGGTCCGTGCGGCGAACCCGGAGGCACCCATCCGATCGAACAGCTCCACCGCCGTACGCAGCTGGTCACGGGCGTCGCGACGGCGGCGGCACCGGCGCAGCCACTCGCCGTAGAGCAGGTGCGCGCGTGCCAGGTCGGCGCGGGCCGGGGTGTCGGCCAGAAGCACGATCGCACGGCGGTAGAGCGGCTCGGCGCTGCCGACCGGCGCGAGCAGGGCTTGCGCGCGGGCGAGCACGCCCCGGGCCCAGACCGTGCCGGCAGCGGTCGCCCGGTCGGTCAGCTTCGCGAGCGCGGAGGCGGCGAGCACCCGGTCACCGCTGCGCACGGCGGCCTCCACCAGGTCCGGGAGCAGCCGGGAGTGCAACCCGGTCACGTCGGCGTCCGCCATCCGCTGGGCGATCGCCCGCGCCCGCGCGTAGTCGCCGCGCCCCAGGGCGAGGACCACCAGGCCGGCGCGGGAGATGGACTCCACCGAACCCGAGCCCAGCCACGTGCCGGCCGCCAACGACCGGTTCAGGACCTCCTCCAGGTCGTCGCCCTCCGCGCGCCAGCCCAGCAGCTCGGGGTGCCGGTAGACCGCCCACAGCTCGTCGGTGCCGCCGATCGCCCGCCGCACGTCGTGGCACTGGGCCAGCAGGTCGGCGGCGGCACCCAGCTCGCCGAGGTAGGCCTCGCCCATGGCGGCGCAGTACAGCGCGACGTCGAGCTGCCACAGGGCACCGGTCCGGCGGGCGATGTCGACGGCCCGGCGGACCACGGCGCGGTGCAGGTGGGCGTCCCACAGCAGCAGGCACAGCGA is a window of Saccharothrix espanaensis DSM 44229 DNA encoding:
- a CDS encoding alpha/beta hydrolase; translation: MTAPDTIVLIHGFWVTPRSWEHWIAHYESKGFTVVAPAYPGLEVEVEALNADPTPIAELTVPKIIDHFAAVIDALDTPPILIGHSAGGAFTQILLDRGRGAVGVALNSAPTEGVRVVPLSQLKSTFPVFKNPANRHRAVPITFEQWNYAFTNTFTEQESRALYERYAIPVNGGIVWGGVLANFQPGHQDTWVDYHNDARAPLLFVAGGEDHIMPPAVQHSNAKHYKSNTVTEVEDRPGFAHLLPAQEGWEAIADHVLDWALRHAR
- a CDS encoding alpha/beta fold hydrolase; translation: MPYVTAADGARIFYKDWGEGRPVVLSHGWPLNSDSWEAQQLFLARGGFRAIAHDRRGHGRSTQTWHGNGMDTYADDLAALIDTLDLRDVTLVGFSTGGGEVARYIGRHGTARVAQAVLVSAVPPFMLQTDDNPGGVPGDVFDGIRAGSLADRSQLYRDLADGPFFGNNRPGADVSQGVREAFWRQGLEAGHHNAYECVAAFSATDFRADLDAFDVPTLVIHGDDDQVVPFHVGGQASAARIEHATLTVYPGAPHGITDTHKQQLADDLLAFLRSL